In a single window of the Thermovenabulum gondwanense genome:
- the rpmA gene encoding 50S ribosomal protein L27 — protein MNLQLFAHKKGVGSTRNGRDSESKRLGVKRFDGQFVTAGSVLVRQRGTKIYPGENAGLGRDYTIFAKIDGYVKFETKGKDKKVVNVYPELQLLG, from the coding sequence ATGAACCTGCAATTATTTGCTCATAAAAAGGGTGTAGGTAGCACAAGGAACGGTAGAGACAGCGAATCAAAAAGACTTGGGGTAAAGAGATTTGATGGACAATTTGTCACTGCGGGCAGCGTTCTTGTAAGACAGCGCGGGACAAAGATTTATCCAGGAGAAAATGCCGGACTTGGTAGAGATTACACCATTTTTGCCAAGATTGATGGTTATGTAAAATTTGAGACAAAAGGAAAAGACAAAAAAGTTGTGAACGTTTACCCGGAACTTCAGCTCCTCGGCTAA
- the obgE gene encoding GTPase ObgE, protein MFVDVAKIYVKGGDGGNGAVAFRREKYVPRGGPSGGDGGKGGDVILEVDPNLSTLQDFKYKVHYKAEKGEHGQGSNKAGKNGEDLIIKVPPGTIVKDMQTSEVLADLVEPYQRFVVAKGGRGGRGNARFVSSVNQAPDFAEKGEPGEEKWILLELKLLADVGLIGFPNVGKSTLLSRITAAKPKIADYPFTTLTPNLGVVDMGPEGKSFVVADIPGLIEGAHEGLGLGHEFLRHIERTKLLVHVLDGSGFEMDPIEGFYKINEELKNFSIKLIEKPQIVAVNKMDLEESRENFPKILERLSKEGFEVIPISGATGFGIKDLINKIVEYLEKSVKDNDKYNIEEGVKKYTYKKEDEILVEKGGNVFYIKGKVVERLVAMTDLENESAVKRLQRVFKKMGIDDMLKQKGIKEGDIVKIGDAEFYFFE, encoded by the coding sequence ATGTTTGTGGATGTGGCAAAAATATACGTAAAAGGTGGAGACGGTGGCAACGGGGCAGTTGCTTTTAGAAGAGAAAAATATGTACCAAGAGGTGGTCCCAGCGGAGGGGATGGAGGCAAAGGAGGGGATGTGATCTTAGAGGTAGATCCAAACCTTTCAACCTTACAGGACTTTAAATATAAAGTTCATTATAAAGCGGAAAAAGGAGAACACGGTCAGGGATCCAATAAAGCTGGAAAAAACGGTGAAGACCTAATAATAAAAGTACCTCCCGGAACCATAGTTAAAGATATGCAAACCTCTGAGGTACTGGCGGATCTGGTGGAGCCTTATCAGAGGTTTGTTGTTGCTAAAGGAGGACGAGGCGGCAGGGGCAATGCCCGCTTTGTATCGTCGGTCAATCAGGCTCCGGATTTTGCAGAAAAAGGAGAGCCTGGAGAAGAAAAATGGATCCTTTTGGAACTAAAACTTTTAGCAGATGTAGGATTGATTGGATTCCCCAATGTGGGAAAATCTACTCTACTATCCAGAATCACGGCTGCGAAACCCAAGATTGCCGACTATCCTTTTACTACCCTTACCCCGAACCTTGGTGTCGTGGATATGGGTCCAGAGGGCAAAAGCTTTGTGGTTGCCGATATACCTGGTCTGATAGAAGGTGCTCATGAAGGGTTAGGACTGGGACATGAATTTTTACGCCATATTGAAAGGACAAAATTACTCGTCCATGTCCTTGACGGTTCCGGCTTTGAAATGGATCCAATAGAGGGTTTTTATAAGATTAACGAGGAATTAAAGAACTTCAGCATAAAACTTATAGAAAAACCGCAAATTGTAGCTGTAAATAAAATGGATTTAGAGGAATCCAGGGAAAATTTTCCTAAAATACTGGAAAGGCTTTCAAAAGAAGGATTTGAAGTTATTCCCATTTCAGGAGCCACCGGATTTGGTATTAAGGATTTGATAAATAAGATTGTGGAGTATTTAGAAAAGAGCGTAAAAGATAACGATAAATATAATATCGAAGAAGGAGTAAAAAAATACACTTATAAAAAAGAGGATGAAATATTAGTAGAAAAAGGCGGCAACGTATTTTATATAAAGGGAAAAGTGGTAGAAAGATTGGTAGCAATGACCGATTTAGAAAATGAATCCGCTGTAAAGAGATTGCAAAGGGTTTTTAAGAAAATGGGGATTGACGATATGCTGAAACAAAAAGGCATAAAAGAAGGGGATATTGTAAAAATCGGGGATGCGGAATTTTACTTTTTTGAATAA
- a CDS encoding ribosomal-processing cysteine protease Prp has product MVDITIWKDLKGNIAGLEIKGHAGYADYGSDIVCAAVSALAETAILGVKKIAAVNANTVKKEGLVRIEIPEVLPEENRYRVNIILRTITAGLEDLAKTYPEYVRLVCREEN; this is encoded by the coding sequence ATGGTTGATATAACCATTTGGAAAGATTTAAAAGGGAATATCGCGGGGTTGGAAATCAAAGGCCATGCAGGTTATGCTGATTACGGCAGTGATATAGTTTGTGCTGCAGTTTCTGCATTGGCCGAAACTGCAATACTTGGTGTAAAAAAAATTGCAGCAGTTAATGCAAATACGGTAAAAAAGGAAGGTCTCGTCAGAATTGAGATTCCTGAGGTTTTGCCTGAAGAAAACAGATACAGGGTTAATATTATACTAAGGACAATTACGGCTGGGCTGGAAGATTTAGCAAAAACGTATCCCGAATATGTAAGACTCGTTTGCAGGGAGGAGAATTAG
- the nadD gene encoding nicotinate-nucleotide adenylyltransferase: protein MLTKKKIGLMGGTFDPIHYGHLVAAEEARINFNLSKVIFIPAGNPPHKKDYPVTDAEHRYIMTALAVNSNPFFEVSRVEIDREGYTYTVDTLKWFKEKYKDAVEIFFISGADAILDILTWKKVEEVMNYCTFIAATRPGYTSEQLERKVKEVKEIYGKEIFVLEVTGMAISSTEIRKKVKNGQSIKYLVPEAVEYYILKYNLYR from the coding sequence ATTTTGACTAAAAAGAAAATTGGGCTTATGGGAGGCACCTTCGATCCCATTCATTACGGTCATCTGGTAGCTGCAGAGGAAGCAAGGATAAACTTTAATCTTTCAAAAGTAATATTTATACCTGCAGGAAATCCTCCTCATAAAAAGGATTATCCCGTTACCGATGCGGAGCACCGATACATTATGACTGCCCTTGCTGTGAACAGTAATCCTTTTTTTGAAGTATCGCGAGTAGAAATAGATAGAGAAGGATATACGTATACGGTAGATACTCTTAAATGGTTCAAAGAAAAATATAAAGATGCGGTAGAAATTTTTTTTATTTCGGGTGCCGATGCTATCTTAGATATACTTACCTGGAAAAAGGTAGAGGAAGTAATGAATTATTGCACCTTCATAGCCGCTACCAGGCCGGGATACACCAGCGAACAGTTGGAACGAAAGGTAAAGGAAGTCAAGGAAATATACGGGAAGGAAATCTTTGTTCTGGAAGTAACCGGAATGGCCATTTCTTCCACAGAGATAAGAAAAAAGGTTAAAAATGGTCAATCTATAAAATACCTGGTACCGGAGGCTGTTGAATATTATATTTTAAAATATAACCTTTACAGGTGA
- a CDS encoding Spo0B domain-containing protein: MNIFIFCANLLLLFIFLFLLFLYYKEKKFYRQLIDKLIFLIRLVKHDLNNDFQLIYGYAQLSKPQKIIDYINCCKENYNFISNLKMVGDVRLLDCLLDMYFLAQKNRVSISLEIIEEMYKGKLDKKVYEEIKSRVQQIINNKELDEEKRIIVTIDKGNIGIREE, translated from the coding sequence TTGAATATTTTTATATTTTGCGCAAACCTTTTATTGCTTTTTATTTTTTTATTCTTGTTGTTTTTATATTATAAAGAAAAGAAATTCTATAGACAGCTAATAGACAAGCTTATTTTTTTGATTAGATTGGTAAAGCACGATTTAAATAATGATTTTCAATTAATTTACGGTTACGCACAATTAAGTAAACCTCAAAAAATAATCGATTATATTAATTGCTGTAAAGAAAATTATAATTTTATTAGCAATTTAAAAATGGTCGGGGATGTGCGCCTACTTGATTGTTTGCTGGATATGTATTTTTTGGCTCAAAAAAACAGGGTCAGTATTTCCCTGGAAATAATTGAAGAGATGTATAAGGGCAAATTGGATAAAAAAGTTTATGAAGAAATAAAAAGCCGTGTCCAGCAAATTATCAATAATAAGGAATTGGACGAGGAAAAGAGAATTATCGTAACAATTGACAAAGGAAATATCGGCATAAGAGAGGAATGA